From a region of the Haloferax volcanii DS2 genome:
- a CDS encoding ATP-binding protein codes for MQAYHTVVTGDSGGGKTTLLREMQAEFPGLSIWVNFTNTDGITGRDLDDAATVRSVGEARASDATRLNWVTDSPLETARQARTVAHEYHEATGFPTQVIFDEAQNVLPDGEVESDNPVKRMLHEDRDKGLKVVIATQDPSDLDYTPIKQCKFWVWVGEWAVFHDGFLRYFSIPRDDLPTEPYQYVVFDKRMNVLHRAETQEAYA; via the coding sequence ATGCAGGCGTACCACACGGTCGTCACCGGCGACTCCGGCGGCGGGAAGACGACCCTGCTGCGCGAGATGCAAGCCGAGTTCCCCGGTCTGAGTATCTGGGTCAACTTCACCAACACCGACGGCATCACCGGGCGCGACCTCGACGACGCCGCGACGGTCCGGTCGGTCGGCGAAGCTCGCGCGTCGGACGCGACGCGACTGAACTGGGTGACCGACTCCCCGCTCGAAACGGCGCGGCAGGCGCGGACGGTCGCCCACGAGTATCACGAGGCGACGGGCTTCCCGACGCAGGTCATCTTCGACGAGGCGCAGAACGTCCTTCCCGACGGCGAGGTCGAGTCGGACAACCCGGTGAAGCGGATGCTCCACGAGGACCGCGACAAGGGGCTGAAGGTCGTTATCGCCACGCAGGACCCCTCGGACCTCGATTACACGCCCATCAAGCAATGCAAGTTCTGGGTGTGGGTCGGTGAGTGGGCCGTGTTCCACGACGGCTTTCTGCGGTACTTCTCGATACCGCGCGACGACCTCCCGACCGAGCCGTACCAGTACGTCGTCTTCGACAAGCGGATGAACGTGCTGCACCGCGCGGAGACGCAGGAGGCGTACGCATGA